The following are encoded together in the Pelorhabdus rhamnosifermentans genome:
- the rhaB gene encoding rhamnulokinase, protein MKCEKKKIYYLAIDIGASSGRHILGWIENGKIRIEEIYRFENRLEEKDGHLCWDLDRLFQEVVQGLQYCKQLNRIPLSIGIDTWGVDFVLLDQAGKVLGNAIAYRDGRTQGMDTEVYKVIKEEELYRRNGIQKQLFNSVYQLVALQKQQSDFLNKAQNFMMIPEYLNFLLTGEKKNEYTNATTTQLVNAQTQDWDNELIEQLGLPRRIFGKLHMPKSSVGYLLPEIQKAVGFDAEVVLPATHDTGSAVLAVPANDDHSIYLSSGTWSLMGVERLIPDCTEKSRQHNFTNEGGYHYRYRYLKNIMGLWIMQSIRKEFKHAYSFAELFTLAGIGSYFPSIVDVNDSSFLAPKSMIRAVQDNCEKTGQEKPETECELLYCVYNSLAKCYADTVAEIEEVTGKVYQRIHVVGGGCQDSFLNKLTAEYTGKDVYAGPIEATALGNLMAQMLKNDEFSDLIEARETIAKSFNVKKV, encoded by the coding sequence ATGAAATGTGAAAAGAAGAAAATTTACTATTTGGCCATAGATATCGGTGCCTCAAGTGGTCGGCATATTTTGGGCTGGATAGAAAATGGGAAAATTCGTATTGAAGAGATATATCGTTTTGAAAATCGTTTGGAGGAAAAAGACGGTCATCTGTGTTGGGATTTAGACAGGCTATTCCAGGAAGTCGTACAGGGACTGCAATATTGTAAACAGCTTAATCGCATACCACTGAGCATTGGCATCGATACCTGGGGTGTTGATTTTGTTTTACTAGACCAAGCGGGCAAAGTTTTGGGTAATGCCATTGCTTATCGGGATGGTCGAACGCAGGGGATGGATACAGAGGTTTATAAAGTCATCAAAGAGGAAGAGCTCTATCGTCGTAATGGCATACAAAAGCAGCTTTTTAATTCTGTATATCAATTGGTGGCTTTGCAGAAGCAACAGTCAGATTTTCTGAATAAAGCTCAAAATTTTATGATGATTCCGGAATACCTGAATTTTCTCCTGACAGGCGAGAAGAAAAATGAATATACCAATGCAACGACAACTCAATTGGTCAATGCGCAAACGCAGGATTGGGATAATGAATTGATTGAGCAGTTAGGTCTGCCACGGCGGATTTTCGGGAAGCTGCACATGCCGAAGTCTTCGGTTGGGTATCTTTTGCCGGAAATCCAAAAAGCTGTTGGGTTTGATGCCGAAGTTGTTCTTCCGGCAACGCATGATACGGGTTCTGCAGTTTTAGCTGTACCGGCCAATGATGATCATTCCATTTATTTGAGTTCAGGAACATGGTCCCTCATGGGCGTCGAACGTCTTATCCCGGATTGTACGGAAAAGAGCCGACAGCATAATTTTACGAATGAAGGTGGCTATCATTATCGCTATCGGTATTTGAAGAATATTATGGGGCTTTGGATAATGCAGTCCATACGCAAGGAGTTCAAACATGCCTACAGTTTTGCCGAGTTGTTTACCCTTGCAGGTATAGGCAGTTATTTTCCTTCCATTGTCGATGTGAACGACTCATCTTTCCTCGCACCGAAGAGCATGATCAGGGCTGTACAGGACAATTGTGAAAAAACAGGGCAGGAAAAACCGGAAACCGAGTGTGAGCTGCTTTACTGCGTTTATAACAGCTTGGCTAAATGTTACGCAGATACGGTGGCGGAAATCGAGGAAGTTACCGGAAAAGTTTATCAGCGTATCCATGTTGTCGGTGGCGGCTGCCAGGACAGTTTCTTGAATAAGCTTACGGCCGAATATACAGGTAAGGATGTCTATGCTGGACCGATTGAAGCGACGGCGCTTGGGAATCTTATGGCGCAAATGCTTAAGAATGATGAATTTTCTGATCTTATCGAAGCACGAGAAACTATCGCCAAATCATTCAATGTGAAAAAAGTATAG
- a CDS encoding L-rhamnose isomerase — translation MSRFSEAKEMYQEMGVNVDDAVDRLSKVKISMHCWQGDDVIGFDSKELTGGIATTGNYPGKATNSQQLMADIDKALSLIPGKHKINLHASYAITEDKVERDKLEPKHFQAWVDFAKERGLGLDFNPTLFSHAKAADNLTLSSPDESTRRFWIDHCKATRKIAAYFGKNLGCTALNNVWIPDGYKDIPADRLGPRKRLKDALDEIFQEKYDKKYLADSVESKVFGIGVESYTVGSHEFYMNYAAKNNLLCLLDTGHFHPTEVVSDKISSMLLFEDQLALHVSRPVRWDSDHVVLFDEELKEIAKEIVRCDALDRVFIGLDFFDASINRISAWVVGMRNMEKALLYALLMPHKVLKKMQDEKNFTELMATMEELKTLPIGDIWDHYCEQQGVPQGKAWFKEVQKYETDVLRKR, via the coding sequence ATGTCAAGATTTAGTGAGGCAAAAGAAATGTATCAGGAAATGGGGGTAAATGTTGATGACGCTGTGGATAGGCTGTCAAAAGTAAAAATTTCTATGCATTGTTGGCAGGGCGATGATGTTATCGGTTTTGATTCGAAAGAACTTACCGGCGGTATCGCAACAACGGGTAATTATCCGGGAAAGGCCACAAACTCGCAGCAGCTTATGGCAGATATCGACAAGGCCCTGAGCCTCATCCCCGGAAAGCATAAAATCAATCTGCATGCATCTTATGCAATTACAGAAGACAAAGTAGAAAGAGATAAACTTGAGCCGAAACACTTTCAAGCATGGGTGGATTTTGCTAAAGAGCGCGGTTTGGGTTTGGATTTTAATCCGACTTTGTTCTCGCATGCCAAAGCCGCGGATAATTTGACGCTTTCCTCGCCGGATGAATCGACTCGAAGATTTTGGATCGATCACTGTAAAGCAACACGCAAAATAGCCGCTTATTTTGGCAAGAATCTCGGGTGTACGGCATTGAATAATGTATGGATTCCAGATGGCTATAAGGATATTCCTGCCGATCGTCTTGGGCCACGAAAGCGTCTAAAAGATGCCTTAGATGAAATTTTTCAAGAAAAATATGATAAAAAATATCTGGCAGACAGCGTGGAATCAAAAGTTTTCGGGATTGGCGTAGAATCCTATACGGTAGGATCACATGAATTTTACATGAATTATGCGGCAAAGAATAATCTGCTCTGCTTACTGGACACCGGTCATTTCCACCCGACCGAAGTGGTTTCGGATAAGATTTCTTCGATGCTTCTCTTCGAAGATCAGCTGGCTCTTCATGTCAGTCGTCCGGTGCGCTGGGACAGTGATCATGTTGTCTTATTCGATGAGGAACTCAAGGAAATTGCGAAAGAGATTGTGCGTTGTGATGCACTGGATCGTGTATTCATCGGGTTAGATTTCTTTGATGCAAGCATCAATCGCATATCTGCCTGGGTTGTCGGCATGCGCAATATGGAAAAGGCGTTGCTCTATGCGCTGCTTATGCCGCATAAAGTATTAAAGAAAATGCAGGATGAGAAGAATTTCACAGAACTTATGGCAACGATGGAAGAATTAAAGACACTTCCGATTGGCGACATTTGGGATCATTACTGTGAACAGCAGGGGGTTCCGCAGGGAAAAGCCTGGTTCAAGGAAGTACAAAAATACGAAACGGATGTTTTAAGGAAACGTTAA
- the rhaD gene encoding rhamnulose-1-phosphate aldolase, with product MDIKNAGFIQGFIRLTEDAFRKGWHERNGGNLSYRIRPEEIETVKTELKAPEEWVSIGVSVPKLADEYFLVTGTGRYMRNVSLCPEDNIAIIKIDKAGEKYSIVWGLVHGGRPTSELPTHLSNHELKKELTHGKNRVIYHAHPTNTIALTFVLPLEDKVFTRELWEMATEDPVIFPRGVGVVPWMVPGGKAIADATRKLMREYDVAVWAHHGMFVTGENFDEAFGLMDTVEKAAEICVKVRSMGGKKQTITSQNFKDLARDFQVDLREEFLD from the coding sequence ATGGACATAAAGAATGCAGGATTTATACAAGGTTTTATTCGCCTTACAGAAGATGCTTTTCGCAAGGGATGGCATGAAAGAAACGGTGGAAATTTAAGCTACCGTATTAGGCCGGAAGAAATTGAAACAGTAAAGACAGAATTAAAAGCGCCGGAAGAATGGGTTTCGATCGGTGTTTCTGTGCCAAAGCTGGCTGATGAGTATTTTTTGGTGACTGGCACCGGAAGGTACATGCGCAATGTCAGCCTTTGTCCGGAAGACAATATTGCCATCATCAAGATTGATAAAGCAGGCGAAAAATACAGTATTGTTTGGGGACTTGTCCATGGTGGTCGCCCGACGAGTGAACTGCCGACCCATCTTTCCAATCATGAACTAAAGAAAGAACTGACCCATGGCAAGAACAGGGTTATTTATCATGCGCATCCCACGAATACCATTGCACTGACCTTTGTCTTGCCGCTAGAAGATAAAGTATTTACGCGGGAACTGTGGGAAATGGCAACGGAAGATCCGGTTATTTTTCCGCGTGGAGTCGGTGTTGTGCCATGGATGGTTCCGGGCGGCAAGGCGATTGCTGATGCGACCAGAAAACTGATGCGGGAATATGATGTTGCCGTGTGGGCGCATCATGGCATGTTTGTTACGGGAGAAAACTTTGATGAAGCTTTCGGGCTAATGGACACCGTGGAAAAAGCGGCAGAAATCTGCGTTAAAGTGCGTTCTATGGGCGGCAAGAAACAAACGATTACCAGTCAGAATTTTAAGGATCTTGCCCGTGATTTTCAGGTTGATTTGCGTGAAGAATTTTTGGACTAA
- a CDS encoding DeoR/GlpR family DNA-binding transcription regulator has protein sequence MLGMERRQKIVDLIQKDRKIYVSKLSHLFDVTEETIRRDLEKLEIENKLTRTYGGAVLTQHTNEDLPFPKRESINRELKQKIALKAAELINDGDTIMMDTSSTCLELMEALQDKKGLTIITNSIKIPYNFVNSNFNIISTGGTLRAHSLALVGPVAHDTLQNYYVDMAVMSCKGLSLDKGIMESNEPESELKKSMVKQAEKFILLADHTKFNKTAFIKFCDFFDINYIITDCAPSENWLELFIKFNIQIIY, from the coding sequence ATGCTTGGTATGGAACGTCGACAAAAAATTGTTGATTTGATTCAAAAGGACAGAAAAATATATGTATCTAAATTAAGCCACTTGTTTGATGTCACAGAAGAAACCATCCGTCGTGATTTGGAAAAATTAGAAATTGAAAATAAACTAACTCGTACTTATGGTGGAGCTGTCCTCACTCAACATACAAATGAAGATCTACCCTTTCCTAAAAGAGAATCGATCAATCGTGAACTGAAGCAGAAAATTGCTTTAAAAGCTGCTGAGCTAATTAATGATGGTGATACTATCATGATGGATACTAGCAGTACGTGCCTAGAACTAATGGAAGCCCTTCAAGACAAAAAGGGTCTTACAATTATTACAAATTCAATTAAAATCCCCTATAACTTTGTCAACTCAAACTTTAATATTATTTCTACTGGAGGAACACTCCGCGCACATTCCTTAGCATTAGTAGGACCCGTCGCTCATGATACACTTCAAAATTATTACGTAGATATGGCTGTAATGAGTTGTAAAGGATTATCCCTTGATAAAGGCATTATGGAATCTAACGAACCTGAGAGCGAATTAAAAAAAAGTATGGTCAAACAAGCGGAAAAATTCATCCTGCTTGCAGACCATACTAAATTTAATAAAACTGCATTTATAAAGTTTTGTGATTTTTTTGATATTAATTATATCATTACTGACTGTGCACCAAGCGAAAATTGGTTAGAACTCTTTATAAAATTTAATATCCAAATAATATATTAG